The Pyxidicoccus sp. MSG2 DNA segment CCCCTTCCGGAGCTTCTCGCGCAGCCGGAGGATGCGGGCGGCCTCGTCGGGCAGCTCCTTGCGGGCGAACTCCGCCGCCGCGCCGAAGCCGACGATGGCCGCGACATTGAGGGTTCCGGAGCGCATGCCACGCTCGTGGCCGCCGCCGTCGATGATGGGGGCGATGCGCACGCGCGGCTTGCGGCGCACGTAGAGGGCGCCGACGCCCTTGGGCCCGTACATCTTGTGGGCGGTGATGGACGCGAGGTCCACCTTCATGGCCTCCACGTCGAAGGGCACCTTGCCAATGCCCTGCACCGCGTCGCAGTGGAAGAGCACGCCCTTCGCACGGCAGAGGGCGCCAATCTCCGCGACGGGCTGCACGGTGCCAATCTCGTTGTTGGCGAACATGATGGAGACGAGCACCGTCTTCGGCGTCATCGCCGCGGCCAGCTTCTCCAGGCTCACCCGGCCGTCGGGCTCCACGTCCAGGTAGGTGACGCGCGCGCCGCCGGTGGGGCGCTCCGCCCACTTCTGGTAGACGGCGTCGTTCTCCACGTCGTACTTCGCCGCGAGCTCGGCCAGATTGTCCTCGGTGACGTCCTGACCGGACAGCTCGCCCAGGCGCAGCGCCTTCAGCTCGTCCAGGCGCTCCTGGCGCACGCGCTCCAGGCGCTTGCAGGTGTCCAGGACGGCCTTGTGCTCCGTCTTGAGGGTGATGATGTGGTCACCCTTCGACTTGTAGAACTCGATGACGCCCTTGATGGCCAGGTTGTCGGACTCGGTGGCGCCGGAGGTGAAGACGATTTCCTGCTCGGACGCGCCGATGAGCTCGGCCACCTGCTGGCGGGCCTTCTTCACCGCCGCCTCGGCCTTCCAGCCGAACACGTGGTTGCGGCTGGCCGCGTTGCCGAAGTCCTCGCGCAGATAGGGGAGCATGAGCTCCAGCACCCGCGGGTCCAGCGGCGTGGTGGCGTGGTAGTCCATGTAGATCGGCAGCTTCACCATTGGGTCCAACACCTTCCTGTAGGGGGCTTCCACCGCCCCCGCGCCCCGGCGCCTTCAAGGAGGCGCGCCGCAGGGGACTCACACCAGCCCACATGAATGTGGACCGGACTGGTCAAATATAAAAAGGCGTGCCCTCGGGTCAAGCGAACATAAGTCGGACGGAGGACCCGGCAGGAGGTGCTCCAGTGGGGTGCTGGAAGCGCTCCTGATTGAAGCGCCGGGATTGAACGCCGCGCCGCCGTGGATCAGTCCGGCCGCGCCGTCCTGGAGCAGGGTGCGCCGGAATGGCGCGGCCCCTTCGCCCAAAGGCCTGATTTCCCGGCAGGCCATGCCCTGGCCCGCCGCCTGCTCAGAGAGCGGGTCGCAAGGGAGGCAGGCATGAGCGCGAACACGAAGCAGGCGGCCAAGGCGAAGGAGTTCTCCGAGTCCGGCGAGGCAGGTGGCCGGACGCAGCTCGTCCGCGTGGACGGCGGCGGCGGTGGCGACGGGAGGAATCCCCGCCACATCGAGGGGTGGCGCGCGGGCAAGCCGGTGGAGGACCCGGAGAAGATGAAGCGCTGGGGGCTCGTCACCGCGCGGCCGAGCGAGTTCCTCGTGCACATGCGGCGTGGCCGGTTGCGCGAGGTCAGCGGCCAGGGCGCCAGCTGCTTCAAGCTGCCGGGTGACTCGGTGGCGATTGTGCCCACCAGCATCCAGCGCCTCCAGTTCACCGCGGACCAGGTGACGAACGAGAAGGTGGGCGTGGCGGTGACGGGCCTCGCGGTGTACCGCATCGCCGACCCGCTGGTGGCCTTCCGCATGCTGAACTTCTCCTTCCCGGAGCGGGCCCAGGAGAAGCTGGCGGAGCTTTTGCGCGAGATGTTCGTGGGCGCGGCGCGGCGCCTCGTGGCGAACATGTCCGTGGAGGAGTGCCTCTCCAAGCGCAAGGAGGGCATCGCCGCGGAGCTGATGCGTGAAATCGCCCCGGTGGTGGCGGGCAAGGGCAAGCTGGAGGACCAGTCCGACGCGGGCTGGGGCGTCATCCTCGACACGATTGAAATCCAGGACGTGCGCGTCCTGTCCTCCACCGTCTTCGAGAACATGCAGGCGCGCTTCCGCCGCGAGCAGGAGCGGCAGGCGCGCGAGGCGGAGCTGGCCAAGGAGCGCTTCGTCCACCGCGAGGAGACGGAGGCCGAGCGGCAGCTCAGCCTGCAGCGGCTGGAAGCGGAAGAAGAGGTGCGCCAGAAGCGGCAGGTGGCCGACGAGCAGGCCCGGCTGGAGGCGCTGGCGGTGGAGGCGCGCGTCGCCGAGGCGAAGCTCGCCCAGGAGCGCACGCTGAAGCAGGAGCAGGCCACGGTGGAGCGCGAGGTGGCGCTGACCAAGCTGGCCGCGGAGCAGGAGGTCCGCCAGAAGAAGCAGGTCTCCGACGAGCAGGCGAAGCTGGAGGCGCTGTCCGCCGAGGCGCGCCTGGTCGAGGCGAAGATTGTCGCCGAGCGCGCGCTGTCCACCAGTCGCGCGCAGGTGGAGATGGAGAAGCTGCAGCGCGAGCAGGAGGCGGAAATCGCCCGCCAGCGCATGGCGCTGGAGAAGCTCAAGCGCGAGCAGGATGCCAACGTGCACCAGGCGAAGCTGGAGCTGGAGAAGCTCAAGCTGGCGCAGGAGGCCGAGGCCGCGCAGGCCAAGGTAGAGCTGGCGCGCCTGCAGCGCGAGCAGGAGGCGCAAGCCGCGAAGTCACAGATGGAGCTGGCCCGCCAGCAGCGCGAGGCGGAGCTGGAGCTGGCGCGTCAGGAGCGCGAGCAGCAGCTGGAATTGGCGCGGCTGCAGCGCGAGCAGGAGGCGGAGGCCACCAAGGCGCGCATGGAGCTGGCGCGGCAGCAGCGCGAGCAGGAAATCGAGCTGGCGGCCCAGCAGCACGAGCAGGAGCTGTCGCTGGAGAAGCAGAAGCGCGAGCAGGAGGTGGAGCTGGCGAAGCTGCGCCAGGAGCAGGAGGCGGAAGCCGAGAAGGGCCGCATGGTGCTGGAGCGCATGCGCCGCGAGCAGGAGCAGACGACGGCGCGCCACGAGGCATTGCTCGCCGAGCACCAGCAGGAGGCGGAGCGGCTGCACGCGGAGCTCCAGGTGGTGCAGGCCCGCAGGTCCATCGTCGAGACGGAGGTGGTCATCGCCGAGCTGCGCGCGCGCAAGGACCGGGCGCACCAGGAGCTGGAGCTGGGCAAGGCAAGGGTGCTGCGCGACATCGAGAACAGCGTGAGCGCGGAGGTCATCCAGATGACGCTGGCGCAGCAGCTGCCGCAGGTGGCCGCCGCCTTCCAGCAGAAGATGGGTGAGGTGCACGTCACCGCGGTGGATGGAGCGAACCCGTTTGGTTACATCGCCGCCGCGGTGGAGGGCGTCATGGGGCTGGCGCGCTCCGCGGGCCTCAAGGTGCCTGCCTCCTCGCCTGGTGCCACGGCGCAGTAGCCGGTTGCCCCGGGTCTGCGTATAGAGGGGGAGCCCCGGGGCAAACGGAGTCGAGCGCGCATGGATGCGAAGAAGCTGGGAGTCGTGGCGGTGCTGGCGGGTGTGGTGGTGGCCGTGGTGCCCTGGCTGCTGCCCACCGGCCCCAACGCCGGCCTGGACGCGGCCCGGTTCCTCGAATCGGGCAGCCTGGCGTGGGGCGCCGCGGTGGTGTTCGCCGGCGGGTTGCTCACCGCGCTGACACCCTGCGTCTACCCGCTCATCCCGATTACCGTCTCCGTCTTCGGTGCGCGCAAGGCGGAGGGACGGGGACGCGCGTTGCTCCTCACCTCGGCCTACATCGTGGGCATGGGGGTGGTGTTCAGCGCGTTGGGAATCCTGGCGGCGAAGACGGGGCAGGCCTTCGGCGCGCTGCTGGGGCACCCGGCGGTGGTGACGGGGCTGGCGGTGTTCCTGCTGCTGTTGGCCACGTCGATGTTCGGCGCCTTCGAGCTGGCGCTGCCGTCCACCTGGCAGTCGAAGCTGACGTCGGTGGGCGGCGCGGGTCTGGCGGGCGCGTTCCTCATGGGCAGCGTGTCGGGCTTCCTCGCGGCGCCATGCACCGGGCCGGTGCTGACGGGCCTCTTGGCCTTCGTGGCGAAGACGGCCAACACCACGCTGGGCGCGACGCTGCTGTTCATCTACGCGCTGGGCATCGGCGTGCCCTTCTTCCTCATCGGCGTCTTCACCGTGCGCCTGCCGCGCGGCGGCGTGTGGATGGAGTGGGTGAAGAGCGTGCTGGGCATCATGCTGGTGGCACTGGCCTTCAGCTACCTCAAGGACGCGATGCCCTGGGCGCGCGACGCCGTGAAGGGGCTGGGCGCGCAGGTGGGGCAGTTGCCGGGCGCGGCGCTCGCGGCGGTGCTGGTGGTGGCCGGCGTGGCGGTGGGCGCGGTGCACCGCTCGTTCAAGGAGGGCGCGCGCGACTTCTCGCTGAAGGCGCTGGGCGTGGCGCTGGTGGTGGTGGCGCTGGTGCTGCGCGGCGGCGCGCTGGACGCGGGCCCGGTGGGCGCGCTGTGGGTGCGCATGGGGCTGGCCGAGCCGCCGCGGGCGCCGTCGTGGCAGTGGAACCACGTCATGCCCGCGAAGCAGGCGACCTTCTCCCCGGACGAGTTCGAGAAGGTGCTCGCGCAGGCGAAGGCGGAGGGGCGTCCGGTGCTCATCGACTTCTTCGCGGACTGGTGCGCGGCCTGCAAGGAGCTGGACCGCGAGACGTACCCCGCGGAGGAGGTCATCTCCCAGTCGGCGGAGGGGCACTTCCTCACCGTCAAGATTGATGCGACGAACAGCGAGGACAACCTGGATGCGCTGATGGAGCGCTTCGGCGTGGAGGGCCTGCCCACCGTGGCCTTCGTGTCGCCCCAGGGCGAGGTGCTCAAGAAGCCGCGCGTCACCGGCTTCCTGGAGCCCAGCCCGTTCGCCGCGGAGATGAAGAAGGCGCGCTGCGGCGCCGGAAGCGCCTGCTAGTCCCCGTCGTCCTCGTCACAGCCGGGGAGCGCGAGCCGACCGCGGCTCATCATCACCCGGTCGATCATCACCTCGTGCAGGGCGTAGAGGGGACGCGACACCTCCTCGCCCTCCAGGTACGCCAGCGCTCCGGCGATGGCTTCCAGCGTGGACATGCCGTCCGGGTGTGGCGGCCGGCGCAGGCGGCGCGTGTCCGGCAGGGGCGGGGGCAGCTTCAGTCCCGGAAGCCGCCGCAGCGCTGGCACCCGCTGCACCATGCGGCGTGCCTGACCCCAGCTTCCGTCCAGGACGATGAGCCGCGCGGGCCGGGGCGCTTCCGTCGCGGGCGCCTGCTGCGCGTCCGGGAAGAGCAGCCACGTGTCCGGCGCCTCCAGCACGGAGGCGTCGAAGGGGAGCCCCGGCGAGCCATACGAGACGATGCGGCAGCGGGGCAGGGCGAGCGCCGCCATGCGGGCCGTGTTCGTGGACTTCAGCGTCTCCTTGTGGTGGCGGATGACGAGCAATTCCGTGCGCGTGGGGACGCTCGGAACCTCCGCGCAGAGACACAGGGACGTGGGCAGGAAGCAGCGCGGGCAGCGGCCCGCGAGGTCCTCGGGGGTTCTCGACCTCATTTCCCCTGACGGTAGCGCTCCATCAGGGTGCGCGCCTCGCGCAGCTTCTCCTCGACGAAGCGGTCGTCCGCATCCGGCTCGTAGTCCGCGTCCGGCAGGTCGAGGTGGAAGAGGGCGGACAGGCTCGTGGGGGCCACCTCCAGCCACTCCGCCGTGCGGTTGAGCGCGGCCTGCCGGCGGCCGGCGAACGTCTCCGGCCCGTCCTCGGGGCCGCAGCGGCAGATGCGGGCCGAGTCGCCCGACACGTCCACGTAGAGGCCCAGCACCTCCGCGTCCAGCTCCGCCGCCAGCGCGCAGGTGGCCTCGCTGACATAGGCGGCCATGGCCTGGGCGGCGGAGCGCTCGGTCAGCGAGCGGACGAGGAACACCTGCCACCCCGCCTCGGTGAGGGGGCCCGCCTCCTGGAGCGGGGCCAGTTCCGCGGGCGGCGCCTGGATGCGCGAGAGCAGCCGCCGCACAGGCGCCTCCAGCCGCTCGAGCCGGGCGCTCGACGCGGGGCAGAAGAAGACGACGCGGTACTCTCGGCTGTCAGCTGCGGTTTCCATAGGCATACGGCGTCGCCAGGAACAGAGAAGGTGCCCGCGAGGCGCGGGGCCCCAAGAGGACCAAAGGATTCCCCGCGCACGCAAGGGGGGATTTGGAATGAGGGTTCAGGGTGTGGCGGACGGCACCGGGACGCCCCGCGTGGGTGCCCGGCGCTCGGCGGCCACCCAGGCCCCCGTCACCAGCACCAGCACGCCCCCCACCATGCCCGCTGGCGTCAACGACTCCGCGAAGAAGACCTGGCCCACCACCGACGCGGTAAGGGGTTCCAGGTACGTGAGGGCGCCCGCCGCCGCCGTGGGCACGTGCCGCAGACCGGCGTTGAAGAGGATGTTTCCACCGAGGCCACACACCAGTCCGCCCACGAGCACTCGGAGTGTGGCTCCGTCCAGCGCCGGAGGCAGGGCCTCCGCGCCGAAGTACAGCAGCAGCGCCACCACGGAGATGGGCGCATGCAGCGCGGTGACGGCGAGCGGCGAGTACGCGCGCGCGGCCTCCTTGGAGCCCAGGACGATGATTGCGTAGAAGATGGCGCTCGCCGCGCCCAGCGCCGCCGTCAGTCCGGAGAAGGCGGTGCCGGGCTGGATGATGAGGAGGGCCAGTCCGAAGAGCGTCACGGGCACGCCGATCAGGGCCCGCGTCGAGGGGCGCTCGCGCAGCACCCACGGTGCGGATAGCGCCAGCAGCAGCGGGGCGAGGTAGTGCGTCAGCACCGCGACGGAGACGGGCCCGTTGCGCATCGCCGCGAAGAAGCAGGCGACGTTGGCCGCGTCCGCGAGTCCGATGATGGCGAGCGCCAGCGTGGCGCGCCTGTCACGCAGGGCCTCACGGCGCAGCAGGAAGGGGGCGGGGAGCGACATGGCCGCGAGCACCAGCAGCCCGTTCTGCGGCCCGGACAGCCCCGCGGGCCGGAGGAAGAGGGCCCAGCATCCCCAGAGGATGGCCCCGGCCGCGACCATGGCGAAGTACCGCACCGCGTGACTCCTGGTGACACCGGTGCACCCCAAGGCTCCGGCGGGCGTGCAGCGTACACCAGGTGTCCTGGGCCGCGCGGGGAACGGGGAGGCCTGCTTCCCTGCCTGCGCCCGCCGAACGGCTCGGAGCGCCATGGCGTGTTCCTCGCCCCGGGGTGGAAGGGCGCGCCCGCTCCGCATGACGAAGCGGGCGCACGGAATTGCAACAGCGACTACTTCACCTGCGAGACCTTGTTGCCCATGCCGGTACGGGAGATCTTCGGCTTCGACTTGCCGTGACCGCGCTTCCACGTGACGGTGTTGCTCGTGCCCGTCACGTCGATGACGCTGGTGGCCTCCACCTTCACGGTGTTGCTGGAGCCGCTCACCTCGACGCTCTTGCACTCGCCCGTCAACGTCACGTTGTTGGACGCGCCGGTGATGTCCACCTTGGTGCCCGGCGTGCACTCATGCGTCGCCGTCTCGCCCATGCCGGTGACTTCGATGAGGTTCTCGTCCTCCGCGGCGGCCGTCATCGGCCCGAAGGCACACGCCACCATCATGAACACTGCCGTGCCCAGCTTCCTGTTCATTCGTCGATTCCCCTGATGAGAGGTGCGGGCCCATCCGGGCTTCGCACCCTCCCATCTACGTGACGGCCGGCGCGATATTCAACCTCTGGGCGAGGGCCTGCGCCTTCAGCCCCTCCATGTCGGGGACGAAGGTGCGCTCGGGTACGAGGCGCGCCCTGCGGATGCGGTCCATCCGGAACATTCTCGCGGCGGACTTCTCCACGTCCCGCGCGAGCACGTACCAGGCCGGTGCCTCCACCAGCAGTCCATGCGGCTCCACCAGGCGGCGGCTCGCATGGCCATGACGATCCCGGTACTCGAAGGACAGGCACACCTTCTGGGCGAAGGCGCGCTCGAAGACGGAGAGCAGCTCCTCGGGCGGCGTGCCCAGCTCCGCCAGGACGCGGGGGCTGGCGGCCCGTCCCACCACCACGCGGCGGCAGAGCTCTCGCATGCTCCGGGCCCGCTCGCGCGGAACGCTGGCGAAGAGCTTCTCCAGCCCCGAGCGCGCGGCGCGCCCCCACGGCAGCGACGTGGCCGTGGCCGACAGGTTCGCGGCCAGCCACAGCGCCACCACCTCCTCCAGGGACAGGTGGACCGCCGTCAGCCCGCGGTCCCGCTCCAGGCGCACGCCTCCGCCCGGTCCCGAGTCGCTGCTGATGGGCACCCCCTGCTCCCTCAGCGTCGCCAGGTCCCGGTGCACCGTGCGCACGCTCACCTCCAGCGCCGCGGCAACCTCCGCGACGGTGGTCGCCTCGTGGGCCCGAAGAAAGTCGTGCAGCCGCATCACCCGGTCGACTCGCGCCATGGCCGCCAGTCTCCGACAGGCATGGCACGGGCTCCAGGGCGCTGAGCGCTCAGCCGCGCCGCGACTCCACGACGGCGCGGAGGTGCTCCTCCTGCTGCTTCAGCTCGGGCGTCAGCGCGTCGCCCATGTCCGTCATCTCGACCACCTGGCGGATTTCGATTTCCGACTCGCCCAGCATCGGGTTGGGGCAGCGCTTCACCCATTCAATCGCCTCCTCCCGCGACTTCACCTCCCACAGCCAGAAGCCGGCGACGAGCTCCTTCGTCTCCGTGAAGGGCCCGTCGATGACGGTGCGCTTCGTCCCGGAGAAGCGCACCCGCGCGGCCTTCGAGCTGGGGTGCAGACCCTCGGCCGCGAGCAACACGCCCGCCTTCGCCAGCTCCTCGTTGAACTTCATCATCTCCGTGATGAGCCTCTCGTCCGGCGGTTGCCCCGCCTCGCTGTCCTTGTTGGCCTTGACGAGAATCATGAAACGCATGTCGTTCTCCTTCGTGTGAAGGGCCGGTGCAGTCCGGCCTCACCGACACGTCGAACGACGGGCCCGGGAATCGACACGCCGTGCGCCTGGAATTCGGAGTTCCCTCAACCGCTGGAAATCGCAGGGCTTTGCCCGCCCGCCGCACCATTGCTGCCAGTTCCTGACAGGGATGGGCCGTACTTCACGAGCCATGGTGCGCGGCGGAGCGCATCTTCACGAACGAAGGGAGCACGCCATGGTGAAGGGACCCGCGGGAGCGCTGTACGTGGACGATGGAGGCCAGGGTGGGCTGCCCGTGGTGTTCGTCCACTCGAGTTGTGGGAGCACCACGCATTGGGAGGCCCAGCTCGCCCACCTGCGCAGGCACCGGCGGGCCGTGGCATTCGATTTGAGGGGCCACGGGCGTTCAGTGCCTCCGAAGCAGGAGGACATCTCCATCGAGGACTTCGCCAGCGACATCGCGGCGGTGGTGGACGGGCTCGGGCTCCAGCGCTTCGTGCTGGTGGGGCACAGCATGGGCGGGGCCCTCTGCACGGCCTACGCGGGGCTGCACCCCGAGCGCGTCGCGGGACTGTTCCTCCTGGACCCGGCGTCGGATGGACGCGCGATTCCCGCCGAGCAGGCCGTGGGGGTGATGCAGGCGCTGGCGACGGACGCCTGGCGCGAGGTCATCGCGGAGTTCTGGGCACCGATGCTCGCGGCGTCGCGGCCGGAGGTGCGCGAGCGCGTGCTCTCGCAGATGCGGGCCACGTCGCAAGCGGGCGCGCGCGCGGGGCTGGGCGCGCTGCTGACGTTCGACCCGGTGACGGCGCTCCGGCGCTACCCGGGTCCGAGGCTGACGGTCATCACCGCGTTCAACGAGGAGCCGGGCTCGTACCAGCGCCTCGACCCGACGCTGCCGTCCCGGAAGGTGGAGGGCACCGGGCACTGGGTGCAGCTCGACGCGCCGGACACGGTGAACGACTTGCTGGACGGCTTCCTGGCCACCATCCGCTGAGCACCGGAGCGCCGGCTCTGTCACAGTGCGGGCATGGGGCCCTTGTTCGCCTACAGCCTCGTGCCCGTCCTGTCCGTGGCGCTCCTGCTGTGCTTCACCGCCGCGCTCCGGGGCCGCAATGCCCGGGGCCTGGCGCTCTACTGTCTGGCCACGGCGCTGTGGAGTGGCGCGCTGTTGCTGCTCTGCATTCCCGGCACGGCCTGGGTGGGCCAGCGCTTCGTCACCGTCGGCGCCTTCATCTCCGCCACGTACCTCCACGCCGCCTATGACGTCACCCGCCAGCGCTCCTACCGGCTGGTGGCGCTGGCCTACGCGGTGGCGGTGGTGGTGACGGGCATCGGCGTCTTCATCCCCAACATCCTCTATGGCCCGGTGGCGCTCAGGCGCGGGCCCCTCTTCTGGCCGTCCATGGTGCTGGCCGTGTCCGCGGCGGTGGTGCCCCTGGTGCACCTGGCGCGCTCGTACCGCCATGAAGCCCCCGAGCGCCGGCCGGTGCTGCGCAGCCTGGGCATCGCTGGTGCGCTGGCGTACTCGGGCAGCATCGGCAACGCCCTCTTGCTGTCGAGCGGCTACGCGGTGCCCCTGGGCATGTACCTGGTGCTGGCCGCGCTGCTGGTGCTCGTCCACGTCATCAACGCGCACCAGGCTCCGGGGGACCGGCGGCTCCTGGAGCGCAGCCTCGTCTACTCCGCGATGGCGGCGGTGCTGTCCGCGGGCTTCCTCTTCGGCGTGCTGACGTTGATGGCGGGCAGCGGCCAGCCCTTCCTCGCCGAGTACCGCGTGGGCGCCTTCTTCCTGTTGGCCCTGGCCGCGCTCGCCTTCGAGCCCGTGCGCCAGGGGCTCCAGGAGTGGCTGGGGCGCCGGCTGCTGAAGGGCCGCGCCACGGGCAGCGAGCTGGCCGCCGCGCTCGCCGCGCAGGAGGCCCGCGCGGACCAGGCGGCGCGACTGGCGGAGCTGGGGCAGTTCACCTCCGCCGTGGCCCACGAGGTGCGCAACCCGCTGGGCGTGCTCTCCGCGCACCTCAAGCTGCTGGAGCGCCGGGGCGGCGACGCGGAGTCGGTGGCCGCCATGCGCGAGCAGATCGAGCGTGCCAGCCACTTCGTCGACGAGCTGCTCCGCTATGGCCGCCCGCGCCCGCTGGACTTGCGCCGCGTGGACGTGCCCGCCACGCTCGCGCTGGCAGGCTCCACCGCACGTCAGGGATTGGGCGCCCTCGCTCCGGAGGTGGAGATTGAATTCTCCGGAAGTGAGTCATTGGAAGTCGAGGCGGATCAGGCGCAGCTTTCGCAGGTGTTTGTGATTCTCCTGGAGAATGCCCTGCTTGCGCTGCGCGAGGTGCCGTCGCCGCGGCTGCGCGTGCGCTGCGAGCGCGGTGAGCACGGGCTCCGGGTCCACGTGGAGGACAGCGGGCCCGGCATCCCCTCGGAGCTGCTGCCGCGGCTCTTCCAGCCCTTCGTGACGGGGCGCAAGCGAGAGGGGCCCCGGCCGGGCACGGGCCTGGGCCTGGCGATTGCTCGCGGCATCGTCGAACGTCATGCAGGCAACATTCGG contains these protein-coding regions:
- a CDS encoding IscS subfamily cysteine desulfurase, which gives rise to MKLPIYMDYHATTPLDPRVLELMLPYLREDFGNAASRNHVFGWKAEAAVKKARQQVAELIGASEQEIVFTSGATESDNLAIKGVIEFYKSKGDHIITLKTEHKAVLDTCKRLERVRQERLDELKALRLGELSGQDVTEDNLAELAAKYDVENDAVYQKWAERPTGGARVTYLDVEPDGRVSLEKLAAAMTPKTVLVSIMFANNEIGTVQPVAEIGALCRAKGVLFHCDAVQGIGKVPFDVEAMKVDLASITAHKMYGPKGVGALYVRRKPRVRIAPIIDGGGHERGMRSGTLNVAAIVGFGAAAEFARKELPDEAARILRLREKLRKGLTDALDMTIINGSLEQRLPGNLNISFAHAEGESLMMGIKDVAVSSGSACTSASLEPSYVLRALGVDEELAHSSIRFGLGRFTTEEEVDYVVKLVVDKVRKLREMSPLYEMAKEGIDLKSIEWTAH
- a CDS encoding SPFH domain-containing protein — protein: MSANTKQAAKAKEFSESGEAGGRTQLVRVDGGGGGDGRNPRHIEGWRAGKPVEDPEKMKRWGLVTARPSEFLVHMRRGRLREVSGQGASCFKLPGDSVAIVPTSIQRLQFTADQVTNEKVGVAVTGLAVYRIADPLVAFRMLNFSFPERAQEKLAELLREMFVGAARRLVANMSVEECLSKRKEGIAAELMREIAPVVAGKGKLEDQSDAGWGVILDTIEIQDVRVLSSTVFENMQARFRREQERQAREAELAKERFVHREETEAERQLSLQRLEAEEEVRQKRQVADEQARLEALAVEARVAEAKLAQERTLKQEQATVEREVALTKLAAEQEVRQKKQVSDEQAKLEALSAEARLVEAKIVAERALSTSRAQVEMEKLQREQEAEIARQRMALEKLKREQDANVHQAKLELEKLKLAQEAEAAQAKVELARLQREQEAQAAKSQMELARQQREAELELARQEREQQLELARLQREQEAEATKARMELARQQREQEIELAAQQHEQELSLEKQKREQEVELAKLRQEQEAEAEKGRMVLERMRREQEQTTARHEALLAEHQQEAERLHAELQVVQARRSIVETEVVIAELRARKDRAHQELELGKARVLRDIENSVSAEVIQMTLAQQLPQVAAAFQQKMGEVHVTAVDGANPFGYIAAAVEGVMGLARSAGLKVPASSPGATAQ
- a CDS encoding protein-disulfide reductase DsbD family protein → MDAKKLGVVAVLAGVVVAVVPWLLPTGPNAGLDAARFLESGSLAWGAAVVFAGGLLTALTPCVYPLIPITVSVFGARKAEGRGRALLLTSAYIVGMGVVFSALGILAAKTGQAFGALLGHPAVVTGLAVFLLLLATSMFGAFELALPSTWQSKLTSVGGAGLAGAFLMGSVSGFLAAPCTGPVLTGLLAFVAKTANTTLGATLLFIYALGIGVPFFLIGVFTVRLPRGGVWMEWVKSVLGIMLVALAFSYLKDAMPWARDAVKGLGAQVGQLPGAALAAVLVVAGVAVGAVHRSFKEGARDFSLKALGVALVVVALVLRGGALDAGPVGALWVRMGLAEPPRAPSWQWNHVMPAKQATFSPDEFEKVLAQAKAEGRPVLIDFFADWCAACKELDRETYPAEEVISQSAEGHFLTVKIDATNSEDNLDALMERFGVEGLPTVAFVSPQGEVLKKPRVTGFLEPSPFAAEMKKARCGAGSAC
- a CDS encoding tRNA-uridine aminocarboxypropyltransferase codes for the protein MRSRTPEDLAGRCPRCFLPTSLCLCAEVPSVPTRTELLVIRHHKETLKSTNTARMAALALPRCRIVSYGSPGLPFDASVLEAPDTWLLFPDAQQAPATEAPRPARLIVLDGSWGQARRMVQRVPALRRLPGLKLPPPLPDTRRLRRPPHPDGMSTLEAIAGALAYLEGEEVSRPLYALHEVMIDRVMMSRGRLALPGCDEDDGD
- a CDS encoding DMT family transporter, giving the protein MRYFAMVAAGAILWGCWALFLRPAGLSGPQNGLLVLAAMSLPAPFLLRREALRDRRATLALAIIGLADAANVACFFAAMRNGPVSVAVLTHYLAPLLLALSAPWVLRERPSTRALIGVPVTLFGLALLIIQPGTAFSGLTAALGAASAIFYAIIVLGSKEAARAYSPLAVTALHAPISVVALLLYFGAEALPPALDGATLRVLVGGLVCGLGGNILFNAGLRHVPTAAAGALTYLEPLTASVVGQVFFAESLTPAGMVGGVLVLVTGAWVAAERRAPTRGVPVPSATP
- a CDS encoding DUF3060 domain-containing protein — translated: MNRKLGTAVFMMVACAFGPMTAAAEDENLIEVTGMGETATHECTPGTKVDITGASNNVTLTGECKSVEVSGSSNTVKVEATSVIDVTGTSNTVTWKRGHGKSKPKISRTGMGNKVSQVK
- a CDS encoding helix-turn-helix transcriptional regulator; this translates as MARVDRVMRLHDFLRAHEATTVAEVAAALEVSVRTVHRDLATLREQGVPISSDSGPGGGVRLERDRGLTAVHLSLEEVVALWLAANLSATATSLPWGRAARSGLEKLFASVPRERARSMRELCRRVVVGRAASPRVLAELGTPPEELLSVFERAFAQKVCLSFEYRDRHGHASRRLVEPHGLLVEAPAWYVLARDVEKSAARMFRMDRIRRARLVPERTFVPDMEGLKAQALAQRLNIAPAVT
- a CDS encoding YciI family protein; this encodes MRFMILVKANKDSEAGQPPDERLITEMMKFNEELAKAGVLLAAEGLHPSSKAARVRFSGTKRTVIDGPFTETKELVAGFWLWEVKSREEAIEWVKRCPNPMLGESEIEIRQVVEMTDMGDALTPELKQQEEHLRAVVESRRG
- a CDS encoding alpha/beta fold hydrolase, with translation MVKGPAGALYVDDGGQGGLPVVFVHSSCGSTTHWEAQLAHLRRHRRAVAFDLRGHGRSVPPKQEDISIEDFASDIAAVVDGLGLQRFVLVGHSMGGALCTAYAGLHPERVAGLFLLDPASDGRAIPAEQAVGVMQALATDAWREVIAEFWAPMLAASRPEVRERVLSQMRATSQAGARAGLGALLTFDPVTALRRYPGPRLTVITAFNEEPGSYQRLDPTLPSRKVEGTGHWVQLDAPDTVNDLLDGFLATIR
- a CDS encoding sensor histidine kinase, with product MGPLFAYSLVPVLSVALLLCFTAALRGRNARGLALYCLATALWSGALLLLCIPGTAWVGQRFVTVGAFISATYLHAAYDVTRQRSYRLVALAYAVAVVVTGIGVFIPNILYGPVALRRGPLFWPSMVLAVSAAVVPLVHLARSYRHEAPERRPVLRSLGIAGALAYSGSIGNALLLSSGYAVPLGMYLVLAALLVLVHVINAHQAPGDRRLLERSLVYSAMAAVLSAGFLFGVLTLMAGSGQPFLAEYRVGAFFLLALAALAFEPVRQGLQEWLGRRLLKGRATGSELAAALAAQEARADQAARLAELGQFTSAVAHEVRNPLGVLSAHLKLLERRGGDAESVAAMREQIERASHFVDELLRYGRPRPLDLRRVDVPATLALAGSTARQGLGALAPEVEIEFSGSESLEVEADQAQLSQVFVILLENALLALREVPSPRLRVRCERGEHGLRVHVEDSGPGIPSELLPRLFQPFVTGRKREGPRPGTGLGLAIARGIVERHAGNIRARRSEVLGGASFEVELPYAQPVSIAAATS